One genomic region from Xyrauchen texanus isolate HMW12.3.18 chromosome 4, RBS_HiC_50CHRs, whole genome shotgun sequence encodes:
- the LOC127643199 gene encoding alpha-(1,3)-fucosyltransferase 7-like, translating to MKHHGNALYCLFAFVLFYNFLSWSKNLLLLKQIGTSQPQSLQENITILLWHWPFGVHHKLDENVCLNKYRIRGCHLEDSQSIFTQADVVVFHHHELWTGHSKLPLHLSRQPMQKWLWLSLEPPMNNHNLSNYNGLFNWTMSYRRDADIFMPYGQLLSKNLTNDTYVIPKKGDCLICWVVSKYKANQNRSLVFQQLKKHIPSKLIEIYGHWLKRPLSNNKLLSTISRCYFYLAFENSISTDYITEKLWRNSLQAGSVPVVFGPPREIYELSIPPESFIHVNDFSSTKELASFLNNVATNRTHYESYFRWHHYYNVRTYTDWRERLCNICIHYHQLSKHKKVYNDLYSWVNM from the coding sequence ATGAAACATCATGGTAATGCCCTCTATTGTCTGTTTGCCTTTGTACTGTTCTACAATTTCTTATCCTGGAGTAAAAACCTGCTTCTCTTAAAACAAATTGGAACCAGCCAACCCCAATCTCTCCAGGAGAACATTACCATCCTTCTGTGGCACTGGCCTTTTGGAGTCCACCACAAACTAGATGAAAATGTGTGTTTGAACAAATATCGAATCCGTGGATGCCATCTGGAGGATAGCCAATCCATCTTTACTCAAGCAGATGTGGTGGTCTTCCATCACCATGAACTCTGGACCGGCCACTCCAAACTTCCTCTTCACCTCTCCCGTCAACCGATGCAGAAGTGGCTTTGGTTATCACTGGAGCCCCCCATGAACAACCACAACCTCAGCAACTACAATGGCTTGTTCAACTGGACAATGAGCTATCGACGTGATGCTGACATTTTCATGCCATATGGACAGCTTTTATCAAAAAATTTGACTAATGACACATATGTAATTCCAAAGAAAGGAGACTGCTTAATTTGCTGGGTGGTTAGTAAATACAAAGCCAATCAGAATCGCTCTCTAGTTTTCCAGCAGCTTAAGAAACACATTCCTTCTAAACTGATAGAAATATATGGTCACTGGCTTAAGCGTCCACTCTCAAACAATAAGCTGCTTTCCACTATATCTCGATGCTACTTCTACCTTGCCTTTGAAAACTCAATATCCACAGACTACATTACTGAGAAACTGTGGAGAAACTCCCTTCAGGCAGGGAGTGTACCAGTCGTGTTTGGCCCACCCAGGGAAATTTATGAGCTATCAATTCCACCAGAGTCATTCATCCATGTAAATGACTTCAGCAGCACAAAGGAACTGGCTTCCTTCTTAAACAACGTGGCCACCAATAGAACGCATTATGAATCTTATTTTAGGTGGCACCATTACTATAATGTAAGAACTTACACTGACTGGAGAGAGAGACTCTGTAATATCTGCATCCATTATCACCAGCTATCTAAGCATAAAAAAGTGTACAATGACCTTTATAGCTGGGTCAACATGTAA